The Persephonella sp. KM09-Lau-8 nucleotide sequence TGAACCATAAGTCATTATTCCAAGAGGCTGGTCAAAACCTTCAACTTTAGCAAAATTTCTTACTCTCCATCTTCCAGAGTGGTGGGAGCATGCCAGAACTCCGGGTCTTGTTGCCTGAGTCGGCATAGCCATTCCTACGAAATATCCAACTTCTATTCCTGAAACTGTATCAACAACTCTAACTTTTATTGGATCTCCTCTCTTAATACCCAGTCTTTTTGCATCACCTTCGTAAATCCATACTGGGTTGTGGTTCTGGGATATTTCCATGAGCCACTTAGCATTTACAGACCTTGTGTGGATGTTATAAGGAAGTCTGTAGATTGGGTTCAGGGCAAATGCATTTGGTTCTGTCATATAATCGTGGTGAACATGTGTAACAACATGGATTAATTTCTGCCTTTCTTCTTTTGTTTTTGGATAGTAAGGAATTGCGTATTCAGGCCAGTTAAACTCTACAAATGTTTTTGAGTAGAACTCCAGTAGTCCTGTTGGAGTATGGAATCCTTTCAGAAGTTTTCCGTCTTTCATTACACCTATTGTATGTCTTTCTGAATGTATTTCATCTCCATGCCCTTTTATGTAAACTGCTCCTGAATCTGGATCGATTGACAGCTCACTTCTTGGAATCCATTTACCTTTATATTTGTAGGCATCTTTCTCTGGGTCGTAAGGTATTTCTCTTTCATGAACATTATATACATTAGATTCTTCTGTCCATGCACCTCTATCTCTCATATATTCATAAGGAGTAACACCTAATTTTTCACAGACTTTTCTTAAGTTTGGAAGAACTCCAAATGCTGCCTCATACCATTCTTCTATAGTTACAGGTTTTCCTGGATTTTTCTTTGATTCATAAAGCTGTCTTATTCCTAATTCTCCATCTGGGTCTATAGCCCATGCAAGATTAATCCAGAATTCATTTTCCTCCCATACTTCACCTAAGCCAACTTTTTTGTGGGCTTCTAATGTTGCTCTCCAGGGAACTTTAGGTTTCCAGCCCATTTTTTGTAGAGCAACTCTTAATACAGGCTGTCTGAATGCTGTCCATCTTTCAGGTTTTGTTTCAGCAGACTGGTTATCATGTCTTTCACCTGCAAGCCCTACCGGCAGAATATAATCAACAAACCAGTTTGTTTCAGACCATGTTGGAGAAAGGTTTACAGTAAGACCCATCTTGTTTTCATCTTTTAAAACCTCTATCCATCTGAAACCATCGGGATTAATCCATACAGGGTTGTATATCTTAGAAATCCATACATCTAATTTGTCAGGTATTTTTAATCCTCTTTCTGCCCATTTCTTTCTCCATTCGTCGTCAGAAAGCAGGTGAGGTAGCAGGAATGATAATTCATAAGTTGATAAAGGCCATTCAGGTGGCCATAGCAGCTCGTTCCAGGCATCTACTGGGTCTGGATTTTCTTTAAGGGTTGCTTTTCCTCCTTTCCCTCCAACTCCAAGCACATGCCAGTGGTGCCATCCGTTTGCACCTATTCCGCCTATTGCACCGGTTACAATCAGGAAGAAATATCCTGTTCTACCAGCAGACATCCATCCGCCTCTATTTCCAGCAGCCTGGGCTCTCCAGAAGTAAATCGTAATCCTGTCTCCAGCCCACAGAATATATTCATAAAGTTTTTCAAGCCTATCTATTGGAACTTTTGTTTCCTGTGCAGCCCATTCAAATGTGTAATCTTTGTAAAGGTCTTTTAATACCTCTATGAAATCATCAAACGTTTCTCCTTCAGGTAGTTTGGAGATTCTTCCTTCTTTCAGGAGATAATTTAGATATTCTTTGTCTTTCAGGAATGTTTTCCAGTTAACCCATCTTTCCATGAATTTTCTATTGTATTTATCTTCTTGCAGTAATCTGCTTATCATTGAAAGGTAAATTGCAGCTTCTGTACCAGGCCATACAGGTATCCATAAATCAGCCAGTCCCGCTGAGTTTGATAATCTTGGGTCCATTACAACAAGTCTGGCTCCTTTGGCTCTTGCATCTGCTATATAACCTGCATGTTGCTGGAAGTAATGACCTGCGTCTGCAGCATGGGAAGAAGACAGGAATATAAGTCTTGAATTTTCAAAGTCTGGTGATGGCCTATCATCACCGCTCCATGCAATTCCCCCAAGTCTTCCACCTGCAGAACAGATGTTTGTATGTGAGTTATGGTAGTCTCCACCCCAAGACCATACAACCCTGGCAGTAAATCCACCAGATTCGTTAGGTCTTCCTACATGATACATTAGCATTTTCTGGGCAAGCTCGTCTCCCTCTTTTTTGGCTTTCTTTATTGTTTCTCTCATTTTTTTACCAATTGTTTCAAGAGCCTCATCCCAGGTTGTTCTCACCCATTTACCTTCTCCTCTTTTGGAGCCGGGAGCTCTTTTTAGTGGGAATGGAATTCTATCTGGGTCATAGGTCTGAGCAAGGGATGCATACCCTTTTGCACAGTTTCTTCCCCTTGAACCAGAATGAAATGGATTACCCATAAATTTCTTTATTACGAGATTGTCTTTATCAATCCATGCAGTAAGACCACATGCGGCTTCACAGTTATTACATACTGTTGGAACTATCATATAGTTTATTAATTTAATCCCCTCTCTTAAAGCACCACCATGTTTTTTCCAGTAATCCCCATCAGGTTCTTTCCAGTCATTCCATTTATCAAATGGAGGATAATAATCTAATCTTGACGGTGTGAAAGTAAGTTCAGAATTTGTTTCTGCCTGTGCGGCAGGATTCATTTTTTCAACAACACCTTTAGCTAAAGCTGCTCCACCAATTGTTGCAGCAATTCCTTTTATAAAATTTCTTCTTGTAGTCCTCATTTATACTACCCTCCTAATTAGCTTAATGGTAAACATTGTGGAGCTATAAGCCATGCATGTTTTATGAGCCACAATCCAATAAGTGCAAAAATTGCAGCCATCCAGGCATATCTGTATTTTCTAAACTCATTAGCTATTCCAATTAGAACTATAGGGATGATGAATGTAAATAACATTCCGAGCCAGAAAAATGGAGCAACTTCTCCAAAGGCAAGAATTTTTATGACCTCATAAGAGAATTCACTGTGCATTTTTGCAAATACCAGTTCTCCGATAAACATAGCTGCGGCAAGGAAAGCACTTCCAAGGAGGATATACCCAAGTTCTCTCCTAATCTCCTCTTTTAAGATATGCCCATATATTGCATCTATTATCAGATACGCTGCAGAACCTGCAATCATAGCACTGAGAAGCATTGAAACCATTTCTGCAGGAAATACCCATACTTCTCTTGCAGTTGCTTCTCCCATAATTCCTGCTGTGTATATTGTTGCAAAAAATGCAAGAATGAACCCTGGAATAGCTACTCTATCAAATAATTTTTTATTTCCTGTTGCCCATGCCCAGAAAGATATTAAAAGAACTATTACAAAGCCAGATACTACCCATGCTCCAAGGGTTACTGCTGATGTGAAGTGTGGATGGAAGAAAATTTTCCAGAATCTAAACATATGATGAAGGTCTAAAACAGTTACAAGAAGTGTTATGCCTATGAATATTATCCCCAGTATTGGGAGCCATTTTCTAAAGAAGTTGTCTTGTTCCGGGTATCTTCTTATGAAATAAAAGCCAAGTAAAAATGTGCCTGTTGCTATACTTTTTGCCCACATATTTGTTGAAACGAGCCATCCCCAAACTATTTTAGGGAGAGCCACATCAAAGGTTACTTCTGCCCCTATCATTTTAATGCCCTCCTATGTGGTCTAAAAACTTAACTTCAGTGAACAGTGTGTATCCTTCTGGTCTTTCTGAAGCTAATGGATCTAATGCAACTGTAGAGCCTCTTACATAGAAATGTTTTGGATGTGTATTAAGCTCAGGTTTTCTAACCATAACGTCTTTATGATTTTTAAGGTATTTAGAAATTTCTGATTCTGGATCATCAAGGTCACCGAAAATGTTTGCGTGTGTTGGACATGCAACAACACACGCAGGCATCATTCCTACTTCAATTCTGTGTGCACAGTAAGTACATTTATCTGCTGAATTTGTAATTGGGTCAAGATAGATTGCATTGTAAGGACATGCCATCATACATGAAGCACAACCAATACATCTGTCATGGTCAACATTAACAATGCCGTTAGGAAGATAATGAAGAGCCGATACAGGACATATCCTTTCGCAAGGTGCATTTTCACAGTGATTACATCTTAATGGAACAAAATGTCTTTTTACATCTGGGAATTCGCCCTGATCAATGTATTTAACCCTCAATCTCCAGCTGTGCAGGGGAACATTATTTTCTGCTTTACAGGCAACTGCACAGGCCATACATCCCATACATCTGCTCAGGTCTACCAAGAATCCTAATCTCATGGGATACCCTCCTAATAATATTTACCGTAGGGGAGACATCGCTCCCCTATAAGCCACTTGTTATAGACAACCTTTAAAGAATCCTGGTTTAGGTTTTGGGGTGATTTCATATTCATCTAATTTGATGACAGGAATTCCGTCCTTTTCACCAACCACTACACCTGAAGCATCCATAGAACCATCATAACCTTCAAGCAATTCGTAATAATACACACTGTCCTTGGAAGCCTGAACATAGTAATATGCTTCTTCTGTAATATCAAACACAACTATTTTAGGTTCTCCTGTATAGATATCTTCTACTCCTTCCCATGCTTTATGAGGAGGACAAGATATAAGTCCTTCAATATCTCCAGTTTCTTCAGCTTCTTTAGCACATGCTAAAGCTGTTATAGTTGCACTGGTAAATTCAACTTCATTTTCTTCTTCATCTGCTACTTCTTCTTCTGCATATACAGGTTGAACATGACCAACGGTGGTACCTAAGATAACAGACAAGCTAAGCGCCGAAGCAAGAATATGTTTAATCATCTTAAACCTCCGTTATTTAAAGTTTTTCCAATCTTTTAAGGTTGCAAAATAAGCAATTAAATCTTTTAAGTCTTGTTCACTAAGATGAGAAAATGGAGGCATTTTAGACTGTTTTTTTCCGTCCACAGTTATATACCACTGATACATGTTGTTGTTAGGATATGCCTTAAATTTATCAGGTTTCTGGTTTTTGTCGTAATGTCTGTTTGGGTTCAGATTTCTGATTATTA carries:
- a CDS encoding molybdopterin-dependent oxidoreductase, producing the protein MRTTRRNFIKGIAATIGGAALAKGVVEKMNPAAQAETNSELTFTPSRLDYYPPFDKWNDWKEPDGDYWKKHGGALREGIKLINYMIVPTVCNNCEAACGLTAWIDKDNLVIKKFMGNPFHSGSRGRNCAKGYASLAQTYDPDRIPFPLKRAPGSKRGEGKWVRTTWDEALETIGKKMRETIKKAKKEGDELAQKMLMYHVGRPNESGGFTARVVWSWGGDYHNSHTNICSAGGRLGGIAWSGDDRPSPDFENSRLIFLSSSHAADAGHYFQQHAGYIADARAKGARLVVMDPRLSNSAGLADLWIPVWPGTEAAIYLSMISRLLQEDKYNRKFMERWVNWKTFLKDKEYLNYLLKEGRISKLPEGETFDDFIEVLKDLYKDYTFEWAAQETKVPIDRLEKLYEYILWAGDRITIYFWRAQAAGNRGGWMSAGRTGYFFLIVTGAIGGIGANGWHHWHVLGVGGKGGKATLKENPDPVDAWNELLWPPEWPLSTYELSFLLPHLLSDDEWRKKWAERGLKIPDKLDVWISKIYNPVWINPDGFRWIEVLKDENKMGLTVNLSPTWSETNWFVDYILPVGLAGERHDNQSAETKPERWTAFRQPVLRVALQKMGWKPKVPWRATLEAHKKVGLGEVWEENEFWINLAWAIDPDGELGIRQLYESKKNPGKPVTIEEWYEAAFGVLPNLRKVCEKLGVTPYEYMRDRGAWTEESNVYNVHEREIPYDPEKDAYKYKGKWIPRSELSIDPDSGAVYIKGHGDEIHSERHTIGVMKDGKLLKGFHTPTGLLEFYSKTFVEFNWPEYAIPYYPKTKEERQKLIHVVTHVHHDYMTEPNAFALNPIYRLPYNIHTRSVNAKWLMEISQNHNPVWIYEGDAKRLGIKRGDPIKVRVVDTVSGIEVGYFVGMAMPTQATRPGVLACSHHSGRWRVRNFAKVEGFDQPLGIMTYGSEKVDIKQEGNVWKLRVEGGTIPREVEIEHKEKWLKWPYPEFNKDIKEVWWKGTTGVWQNAVFPANPDPLSGMHCWHKKVLVEKAGPEDKIGDVVVNIEATFKVYQAWRDKLTRPAPGPNGLRRPKWFKRPWYPHTDKAYRMPGYEHHQAEE
- the nrfD gene encoding NrfD/PsrC family molybdoenzyme membrane anchor subunit, which codes for MIGAEVTFDVALPKIVWGWLVSTNMWAKSIATGTFLLGFYFIRRYPEQDNFFRKWLPILGIIFIGITLLVTVLDLHHMFRFWKIFFHPHFTSAVTLGAWVVSGFVIVLLISFWAWATGNKKLFDRVAIPGFILAFFATIYTAGIMGEATAREVWVFPAEMVSMLLSAMIAGSAAYLIIDAIYGHILKEEIRRELGYILLGSAFLAAAMFIGELVFAKMHSEFSYEVIKILAFGEVAPFFWLGMLFTFIIPIVLIGIANEFRKYRYAWMAAIFALIGLWLIKHAWLIAPQCLPLS
- a CDS encoding 4Fe-4S dicluster domain-containing protein, which translates into the protein MRLGFLVDLSRCMGCMACAVACKAENNVPLHSWRLRVKYIDQGEFPDVKRHFVPLRCNHCENAPCERICPVSALHYLPNGIVNVDHDRCIGCASCMMACPYNAIYLDPITNSADKCTYCAHRIEVGMMPACVVACPTHANIFGDLDDPESEISKYLKNHKDVMVRKPELNTHPKHFYVRGSTVALDPLASERPEGYTLFTEVKFLDHIGGH